In Actinomadura luzonensis, a single window of DNA contains:
- a CDS encoding SIS domain-containing protein gives MNSELYLSDLESKPAALEDLAAALAVADPFAELPARPRRVLFLGMGSSRYAAGVAALRLRAAGVDAYADYASAAATYPATPDTLVIPISATGGSRETLDAVDRYAGGPAFVAALTNDLDSELARRASLAIPMRAGEERGGVACRTFQHTLALLLALESRLTGASKDLPALLRRTAEATADLLDRRDEWLPLTMELLDGPHGVHTIAPAERLSSAEQSALMLREGPRRAADACESGDWSHVDVYLTKTLDYRALLFPGSRYDEQAMDWVRQRGSTVVTVGAEVKDAAAAVRYAHDDDPEVALLTETLVAELVAAYWWSAQS, from the coding sequence GTGAACTCTGAGCTCTACCTCTCCGACCTGGAGTCCAAGCCCGCGGCCCTGGAGGACCTGGCGGCCGCGCTGGCCGTCGCGGACCCCTTCGCGGAGCTGCCGGCGCGCCCGCGCCGGGTGCTGTTCCTCGGCATGGGCAGCTCCCGTTACGCGGCCGGGGTGGCGGCGCTGCGCCTCCGCGCCGCGGGCGTGGACGCCTACGCCGACTACGCCTCGGCGGCGGCCACGTACCCGGCGACGCCGGACACCCTGGTGATCCCGATCTCGGCCACCGGCGGCAGCCGCGAGACCCTGGACGCCGTGGACCGCTACGCCGGCGGCCCGGCCTTCGTCGCGGCCCTCACCAACGACCTGGACTCCGAGCTGGCCCGCCGGGCGTCCCTCGCGATCCCCATGCGCGCGGGCGAGGAGCGCGGCGGCGTGGCCTGCCGCACCTTCCAGCACACCCTGGCGCTCCTGCTGGCCCTGGAGAGCCGGCTCACCGGCGCGTCCAAGGACCTGCCCGCGCTGCTCCGCAGGACCGCCGAGGCCACCGCCGACCTGCTGGACCGCCGCGACGAGTGGCTGCCGCTGACCATGGAGCTGCTGGACGGCCCGCACGGCGTCCACACGATCGCCCCAGCCGAGCGGCTGTCGTCGGCCGAGCAGTCGGCGCTGATGCTGCGCGAGGGGCCGCGCCGCGCGGCCGACGCCTGCGAGAGCGGCGACTGGTCGCACGTGGACGTCTACCTCACCAAGACCCTCGACTACCGCGCCCTGCTCTTCCCCGGCTCCCGCTACGACGAGCAGGCCATGGACTGGGTGCGGCAGCGCGGCTCCACGGTGGTCACCGTCGGCGCGGAGGTCAAGGACGCCGCCGCGGCCGTCCGGTACGCCCACGACGACGACCCGGAGGTGGCCCTGCTCACCGAGACGCTGGTGGCCGAGCTGGTCGCGGCCTACTGGTGGAGCGCCCAGAGCTAG
- a CDS encoding GTP-binding protein produces MDFAGSSRLTSTKIVVAGGFGVGKTTFVGAVSEIMPLTTEAVMTEASHGIDDLAHTPGKTTTTVAMDFGRLTLERDLILYLFGTPGQHRFWFMWDDIVRGAIGAVVLVDSMRLADSFPAVDYFEDSGIPFVVGLNGWNGEFPHVEHEVREALTLSAHVPVVRTDARDRQAVKNTLITLVEHALAARAP; encoded by the coding sequence GTGGACTTCGCAGGCTCTAGCCGGCTCACCTCCACGAAGATCGTCGTGGCGGGCGGGTTCGGCGTCGGCAAGACCACGTTCGTCGGCGCGGTCTCCGAGATCATGCCGCTCACCACCGAGGCGGTGATGACCGAGGCCTCGCACGGCATCGACGACCTGGCGCACACGCCGGGCAAGACCACCACCACGGTGGCCATGGACTTCGGCCGGCTCACGCTCGAGCGCGACCTGATCCTGTACCTGTTCGGCACGCCCGGCCAGCACCGGTTCTGGTTCATGTGGGACGACATCGTGCGCGGCGCCATCGGGGCCGTCGTGCTGGTGGACTCGATGCGCCTGGCCGACAGCTTCCCCGCGGTCGACTACTTCGAGGACTCGGGGATCCCGTTCGTCGTCGGGCTGAACGGCTGGAACGGCGAGTTCCCGCACGTCGAGCACGAGGTGCGGGAGGCGCTGACGCTCTCGGCCCACGTGCCGGTCGTGCGCACCGACGCCCGCGACCGGCAGGCGGTCAAGAACACGCTGATCACGCTGGTCGAGCACGCCCTCGCCGCCCGCGCCCCCTAG
- a CDS encoding DUF742 domain-containing protein, which translates to MAPWHDGEAEPERSSLVRMYAVTGGRTAPRGALAMEALVSSATSAQLGPTYAREYRAISELCRQVRSVAEISALLSVPLGVARVLVADMEADGLVRVYQPKLEAGLPDRGLLERVLSGLRRL; encoded by the coding sequence GTGGCACCGTGGCATGACGGGGAGGCCGAGCCCGAGCGCAGCTCGCTGGTGCGGATGTACGCCGTCACGGGCGGCCGGACCGCCCCGCGCGGCGCTCTGGCGATGGAGGCGCTGGTGTCCTCGGCCACCTCGGCGCAGCTCGGACCGACCTACGCGCGCGAGTACCGCGCGATCAGCGAGCTGTGCCGCCAGGTGCGGTCGGTCGCGGAGATCTCCGCGCTGCTGAGCGTGCCGCTCGGCGTGGCGCGGGTGCTGGTCGCCGACATGGAGGCGGACGGGCTGGTCCGCGTCTACCAGCCGAAGCTTGAGGCGGGCCTGCCCGACCGCGGCCTGCTCGAAAGGGTTCTCAGTGGACTTCGCAGGCTCTAG
- a CDS encoding roadblock/LC7 domain-containing protein — MKELSQAARDMNWLVSSFVDEVPGVAHAVVVSADGLPMAFSRGFPKDRADQLAAIAAGLVSLTAGSARVFEGGGVTQTLVEMERGLLLVMSISDGSSLAVLAAPDCDMGLVAYQMTILVERAGQVLTPAVRAELSGRPW, encoded by the coding sequence GTGAAAGAGCTGAGTCAAGCTGCCAGGGACATGAACTGGCTGGTCAGCAGTTTCGTCGACGAGGTGCCCGGCGTCGCGCACGCCGTGGTCGTCTCCGCCGACGGCCTGCCGATGGCCTTCTCCCGCGGCTTCCCGAAGGACCGCGCCGACCAGCTCGCCGCCATCGCCGCCGGCCTGGTCAGCCTCACGGCGGGCTCGGCCCGGGTGTTCGAGGGCGGCGGGGTCACCCAGACGCTGGTGGAGATGGAGCGCGGCCTGCTGCTGGTGATGTCGATCAGCGACGGCTCGTCGCTGGCCGTGCTGGCCGCCCCCGACTGCGACATGGGCCTGGTGGCGTACCAGATGACGATCCTGGTCGAGCGCGCGGGACAGGTGCTGACGCCCGCGGTGCGGGCGGAGCTGTCCGGCCGCCCGTGGTAG
- a CDS encoding sensor histidine kinase has protein sequence MTTQLGQRRQAGEGNWRLRNWRVRARLVALILIPTAAAVLLGGIQVLASTSAAGDYARTSQFARLSEELGALTHAVSGERARMSWYIARNRPASALSDVQNAMDEADLSARDVRAIARQLLGEVTGRTADQLEQLLNRLDDLVALRKQALEANLLPGPAVELYTTVVSDLLSVHNELIKGSTDDELFRQTRTLDALARLKESIAYQQALVTVVLAEGAFDPDQLKRFLGEQSRESGERKAFAAEATAAERRLFDETVNGNTAERMLFLRELVLIRASAGLPLRGLDLSKKDDAREWFEASKAVVDAMRTVEQRQAAGILARSEALSADERQRALVTAGAILALMVAVLLVTTGVARSLVRPLRRLRGEALDIAGNRLPAFVQHLRESRDGAVDAEVPPIGIFTKDEVGELARAFDEVHREAVRLAGDEAKLRSNVNAMFVNLSRRSQTLVERQLTLIERLERGERDDNRLADLFKLDHLATRMRRNSENLLVLAGQEAARRWSEPVELMDIVRAALGEVESYDRVSIQVQSDVAIAGQAVTDVVHLLAELVENAVSFSSGDTKVVISSSRIDGGSLLLSVTDHGIGMSQDELGEANFRLAHPPVVDVSVSRRMGLFVVGRLALRHNIRVQLRRQDVGGLTAMVLVPPMLLTAVPGALPGQQPAPAAPQPAQFPQPPQPPQTGQFPSSGQFPSAGPFPSSGQFPSSGRPAERPASVPPFSGHPSFDPPPPEPSSWFSSAHTGSSTAEPPPEMGSYPSFATPLPAYPAEPAKDEFLPIFASVEEESSWFSKPAPTADHRALDHRDLDHVSPEPVPPPPAPRPAAPAPPAPPARQEVTNSGLPKRTPRANLVPGSANPQPPPAPAPPLSPDRLRSRLASYQQGVRKGRSELEEDS, from the coding sequence GTGACTACACAGCTGGGCCAGAGGAGGCAGGCCGGCGAGGGCAACTGGCGCCTGCGCAATTGGCGGGTGCGGGCGCGGCTGGTCGCGCTCATCCTCATCCCCACCGCCGCCGCCGTGCTCCTCGGCGGCATCCAGGTGCTCGCCTCGACCTCCGCCGCCGGCGACTACGCCAGGACCAGCCAGTTCGCCCGGCTGTCGGAAGAGCTCGGCGCCCTCACCCACGCCGTCTCCGGCGAGCGCGCCAGGATGTCCTGGTACATCGCGCGCAACCGGCCCGCCAGCGCCCTCAGCGACGTCCAGAACGCCATGGACGAGGCCGACCTGTCCGCCAGGGACGTGCGCGCCATCGCCAGGCAGCTCCTCGGCGAGGTCACCGGCCGCACCGCCGACCAGCTCGAACAGCTCCTCAACCGGCTCGACGACCTCGTCGCGCTGCGCAAGCAGGCCCTGGAGGCCAACCTCCTGCCCGGCCCGGCCGTCGAGCTCTACACCACGGTCGTCAGCGACCTGCTCTCCGTCCACAACGAGCTGATCAAGGGCAGCACCGACGACGAGCTGTTCCGCCAGACCCGCACCCTCGACGCGCTCGCCCGGCTCAAGGAGAGCATCGCCTACCAGCAGGCCCTCGTCACCGTCGTGCTCGCCGAAGGAGCCTTCGACCCCGACCAGCTCAAGCGTTTCCTCGGCGAGCAGTCCAGGGAGAGCGGCGAGCGCAAGGCGTTCGCCGCCGAGGCCACCGCCGCCGAGCGCCGCCTGTTCGACGAGACCGTCAACGGCAACACCGCCGAGCGCATGTTGTTCCTGCGCGAGCTGGTGCTCATCAGGGCCTCGGCCGGCCTGCCGCTGCGCGGCCTCGACCTCAGCAAGAAGGACGACGCCAGGGAGTGGTTCGAGGCGTCCAAGGCCGTCGTGGACGCCATGCGCACCGTCGAGCAGCGCCAGGCCGCCGGCATCCTCGCCCGCAGCGAGGCGCTGAGCGCCGACGAGCGGCAGCGCGCCCTCGTCACGGCCGGCGCCATCCTGGCCCTGATGGTGGCCGTGCTGCTGGTCACCACCGGCGTCGCCCGCTCGCTGGTGCGCCCGCTGCGCCGGCTGCGCGGCGAGGCCCTGGACATCGCCGGCAACCGGCTGCCCGCCTTCGTCCAGCACCTGCGCGAGTCCAGGGACGGCGCGGTCGACGCCGAGGTCCCGCCCATCGGCATCTTCACCAAGGACGAGGTGGGCGAGCTCGCCCGCGCCTTCGACGAGGTGCACCGCGAGGCCGTGCGGCTGGCCGGCGACGAGGCCAAGCTGCGCTCCAACGTCAACGCCATGTTCGTCAACCTCTCGCGGCGCAGCCAGACCCTGGTCGAGCGGCAGCTCACGCTCATCGAGAGGCTGGAGCGGGGCGAGCGCGACGACAACCGCCTCGCCGACCTGTTCAAGCTCGACCACCTGGCCACCCGCATGCGCCGCAACAGCGAGAACCTGCTGGTCCTCGCCGGGCAGGAGGCCGCGCGCAGGTGGAGCGAGCCGGTCGAGCTGATGGACATCGTGCGCGCCGCGCTCGGCGAGGTCGAGAGCTACGACCGGGTCAGCATCCAGGTGCAGTCGGACGTCGCGATCGCCGGGCAGGCCGTCACCGACGTCGTGCACCTGCTCGCCGAGCTGGTCGAGAACGCGGTGTCGTTCTCCTCGGGCGACACCAAGGTCGTCATCTCCAGCAGCCGCATCGACGGCGGCTCGCTGCTGCTGTCGGTCACCGACCACGGCATCGGCATGAGCCAGGACGAGCTGGGCGAGGCCAACTTCCGGCTGGCCCACCCGCCCGTCGTGGACGTGTCGGTCTCGCGGCGCATGGGCCTGTTCGTGGTCGGGCGGCTGGCGCTGCGGCACAACATCCGGGTGCAGCTCCGGCGGCAGGACGTGGGCGGGCTGACCGCGATGGTGCTGGTGCCGCCGATGCTGCTGACGGCGGTGCCGGGCGCCCTGCCCGGCCAGCAGCCCGCGCCGGCCGCCCCGCAGCCCGCCCAGTTCCCGCAACCCCCGCAGCCCCCGCAGACCGGCCAGTTCCCGTCATCGGGCCAGTTCCCCTCGGCGGGCCCGTTTCCCTCGTCCGGCCAGTTCCCGTCGTCCGGCCGGCCGGCGGAGCGGCCCGCGTCGGTGCCGCCCTTCTCCGGGCACCCGTCGTTCGACCCGCCGCCGCCCGAGCCGTCGTCCTGGTTCAGCTCGGCGCACACCGGCTCCTCGACGGCCGAGCCGCCGCCGGAGATGGGGTCGTACCCGTCCTTCGCCACGCCGCTGCCCGCCTACCCGGCCGAGCCGGCCAAGGACGAGTTCCTGCCGATCTTCGCCTCAGTGGAGGAGGAGAGCAGCTGGTTCTCCAAGCCCGCCCCGACCGCCGACCACCGCGCCCTTGACCACCGGGACCTTGACCACGTGAGTCCCGAGCCGGTCCCGCCGCCCCCCGCCCCCCGGCCCGCCGCGCCCGCGCCGCCCGCGCCGCCCGCGCGGCAGGAGGTCACCAACTCCGGCTTGCCGAAGCGCACGCCGCGCGCGAACCTGGTACCGGGAAGCGCGAACCCCCAACCGCCGCCCGCTCCCGCTCCTCCGCTGTCGCCCGACCGCTTACGCAGCCGGCTGGCCAGCTACCAGCAGGGCGTGCGCAAGGGCCGGTCCGAGCTTGAGGAGGACTCGTGA
- a CDS encoding quaternary amine ABC transporter ATP-binding protein → MLDSEDRHLDPAALREKTGCTAAVRDVSFEVRPGEVFVVMGLSGSGKSTLVRCLTRLVEPSAGTVTIGGEDIGRASPARLREIRRHQVSMVFQHFGLLPHRRVIDNVAYGLEIQGTPRAARHGRAAEILSLVGLDGYADAYPDQLSGGMQQRVGLARALAVDPQVMLFDEPFSALDPLIRRDMQAEVVRLHREVGKTMVFITHDLSEALKLGERIAIMRAGSIVQLGTAEELVGAPADDYVADFVRDVPRSHVLTLRWILREPEPGEALDGPELPVTTLVKDAIGVASASARPIRVTDGGELAGVVDRVDLLTFLSGQGEPVRAGT, encoded by the coding sequence GTGCTGGACAGCGAGGACCGGCACCTCGATCCCGCCGCGCTGCGCGAGAAGACCGGCTGCACCGCCGCTGTCCGGGACGTCAGCTTCGAGGTGCGCCCCGGCGAGGTCTTCGTGGTGATGGGCCTGTCGGGCAGCGGCAAGTCCACCCTGGTCCGGTGCCTGACGCGACTGGTCGAGCCGAGCGCGGGCACGGTCACGATCGGCGGCGAGGACATCGGCCGGGCCTCCCCCGCCCGGCTCCGCGAGATCCGCCGCCACCAGGTCAGCATGGTCTTCCAGCACTTCGGCCTGCTGCCGCACCGCCGGGTGATCGACAACGTCGCCTACGGCCTGGAGATCCAGGGCACGCCCAGGGCGGCCAGGCACGGGCGCGCGGCCGAGATCCTGTCCCTGGTCGGCCTCGACGGCTACGCCGACGCCTACCCCGACCAGCTCTCCGGCGGCATGCAGCAGCGCGTCGGCCTGGCCCGGGCGCTCGCGGTGGACCCGCAGGTGATGCTGTTCGACGAGCCGTTCAGCGCCCTCGACCCGCTCATCAGGCGCGACATGCAGGCCGAGGTGGTGCGCCTGCACCGCGAGGTCGGCAAGACCATGGTGTTCATCACCCACGACCTGTCCGAGGCGCTGAAGCTGGGCGAGCGGATCGCGATCATGCGGGCGGGCTCCATCGTGCAGCTCGGCACGGCCGAGGAGCTGGTGGGCGCGCCCGCCGACGACTACGTGGCCGACTTCGTCCGGGACGTGCCCCGCAGCCACGTGCTGACGCTGCGCTGGATCCTGCGCGAGCCCGAGCCCGGCGAGGCCCTGGACGGGCCGGAGCTGCCGGTGACCACGCTCGTCAAGGACGCGATCGGCGTGGCCTCCGCCTCCGCCCGCCCCATCCGCGTGACGGACGGCGGCGAGCTGGCCGGCGTCGTGGACCGGGTGGACCTGCTGACGTTCCTGTCCGGGCAGGGCGAGCCGGTCAGGGCGGGCACGTGA
- a CDS encoding ABC transporter permease: MSSATAVGAPSGLRLPRWVAPAAAAALVTAAYLVFRGTGTLPHDKEAPQFLAVTDLREWIDEHRNDNPLFLYFLNYIRLFVGSLYDAAEAGLTALGWPGITGVLGGLAWLAGGWRVALLAVAGVSAFGVLGLWQSSVDTLALVAVAVLLSLAIGVPIGVWAGRSERVRRAITPALDVMQIMPTFAYLAPLALFFHIGAPAGAIATMIYSIPPAIRITALAVSEVSPTAVEASASLGATRRQTLVKVVLPLARPTMALAVNQTIMMALSMVVIANLISAPGLGGDIIRGLSRAQVGIMLPAGVAIVIMAIVLDRMTTALSRRGPHTGPGRLDLAAAAALAVAGLALVPVLPRAWPEGWTVNVAAEVNAAVRWAETTWYPVTAFVKDTTSNLLLNPLESLLTSAPWWLVALTVLAVAWRVSGPRPALTALGCLLAIALLGTWEHAMQTMTTVAVAVLVTMVIGLLLGVAAARSPRYAAVQRPLLDAAQTMPAFVYLLPALALFETTRFTAIFASVIYAVPPVVRLVEDGIRAVPAEVVEAAVSAGSTPGQLLWKVQLPLARRAILLAANQGIVMTLAMVVVGGLVGAGALGYDVVVGFSQRTDFGLGFVAGVATVLLGVMLDRITQGADRRPSPRRRKTR; the protein is encoded by the coding sequence GTGAGCAGCGCCACGGCGGTCGGCGCCCCCTCCGGGCTCCGCCTGCCGAGATGGGTCGCCCCGGCCGCCGCCGCGGCGCTGGTCACCGCCGCCTACCTGGTCTTCCGCGGCACCGGCACGCTGCCGCACGACAAGGAGGCGCCGCAGTTCCTCGCCGTCACCGACCTGCGCGAATGGATCGACGAGCACCGCAACGACAACCCGCTGTTCCTGTACTTCCTCAACTACATCCGGCTCTTCGTGGGCTCCCTGTACGACGCGGCCGAGGCCGGGCTGACGGCGCTCGGCTGGCCCGGCATCACCGGCGTGCTGGGCGGCCTCGCCTGGCTGGCGGGCGGGTGGCGGGTCGCGCTGCTCGCGGTCGCGGGCGTGAGCGCGTTCGGCGTGCTCGGCCTGTGGCAGTCGAGCGTGGACACCCTCGCCCTGGTCGCCGTGGCGGTGCTGCTGTCGCTGGCGATCGGCGTGCCGATCGGCGTCTGGGCGGGACGGTCGGAGCGGGTGCGGCGGGCCATCACGCCGGCGCTGGACGTCATGCAGATCATGCCGACGTTCGCCTACCTGGCGCCGCTCGCGCTGTTCTTCCACATCGGCGCGCCGGCCGGGGCCATCGCCACGATGATCTACTCGATCCCGCCGGCCATCCGCATCACCGCCCTGGCCGTCTCGGAGGTCTCCCCCACGGCCGTCGAGGCGTCGGCCTCGCTCGGCGCGACCCGCCGGCAGACGCTGGTCAAGGTCGTCCTGCCGCTGGCCAGGCCCACGATGGCGCTGGCGGTCAACCAGACGATCATGATGGCGCTGTCCATGGTGGTCATCGCGAACCTGATCTCCGCCCCCGGGCTCGGCGGCGACATCATCCGGGGCCTGTCGCGGGCGCAGGTCGGCATCATGCTCCCGGCCGGAGTGGCCATCGTGATCATGGCGATCGTGCTCGACCGGATGACGACCGCGCTGTCCCGCAGGGGCCCGCACACCGGGCCGGGCCGGCTCGACCTGGCCGCCGCGGCCGCGCTCGCCGTGGCCGGCCTCGCGCTGGTCCCCGTGCTGCCGCGCGCCTGGCCGGAGGGCTGGACCGTCAACGTGGCGGCCGAGGTCAACGCCGCCGTGCGCTGGGCCGAGACGACCTGGTACCCGGTCACCGCGTTCGTCAAGGACACCACCTCGAACCTGCTGCTCAATCCGCTGGAGTCGCTGCTCACCTCGGCCCCCTGGTGGCTGGTCGCGCTCACCGTGCTGGCCGTCGCCTGGCGGGTCAGCGGGCCGCGCCCGGCGCTGACCGCGCTCGGCTGCCTGCTGGCGATCGCGCTGCTCGGCACCTGGGAGCACGCCATGCAGACGATGACCACGGTGGCCGTCGCGGTGCTGGTCACGATGGTGATCGGGCTGCTGCTGGGGGTGGCCGCGGCCCGCTCGCCGCGGTACGCGGCCGTCCAGCGCCCGCTGCTGGACGCCGCCCAGACCATGCCGGCCTTCGTCTACCTGCTGCCGGCGCTGGCGCTGTTCGAGACCACCAGGTTCACCGCGATCTTCGCCTCGGTCATCTACGCCGTGCCGCCGGTGGTGCGGCTGGTCGAGGACGGCATCAGGGCCGTGCCCGCCGAGGTCGTCGAGGCCGCCGTGTCGGCCGGCTCCACCCCCGGGCAGCTCCTGTGGAAGGTGCAGCTCCCGCTGGCCCGCCGGGCCATCCTGCTGGCCGCCAACCAGGGCATCGTCATGACGCTCGCCATGGTGGTCGTCGGCGGCCTGGTCGGGGCCGGGGCCCTCGGCTACGACGTGGTCGTCGGCTTCTCCCAGCGCACCGACTTCGGGCTGGGCTTCGTGGCCGGCGTCGCGACCGTGCTGCTCGGAGTCATGCTCGACCGCATCACGCAGGGCGCGGACCGGCGCCCGTCCCCCCGAAGAAGGAAGACCAGATGA
- a CDS encoding ABC transporter substrate-binding protein, with the protein MKICLLAGLLALGIAAAGCGGAKVETSPSASAAAPKSGGPGSAAGTVKIAINPWVGYEASANVVAYLLKNELGYTVELPEIKEQLAWEGFETGDVDVIIENWGHPDLKKKFIEQKKVAVEAGSTGNKGVIGWYIPKWMADKYPDITDYKNLNKYADLFKTSESGGKGQLLFGDPSYVSNEEALIKNLKLNYKVVVGGSEAALIQGAQQAQAQQKPLLFYFWDPHWLFSKTELVRVKLPPYTEGCDADPKKVACDYPEMDLDKIVSKRFADTGGKAYELVKNFNWTNEDQNAVADDMTNNGMTGEQAAKKWVEANTAKWQAWIPK; encoded by the coding sequence ATGAAGATTTGCCTGCTCGCAGGCCTGCTCGCGCTCGGCATCGCCGCCGCCGGCTGCGGCGGGGCCAAGGTCGAGACCTCGCCCAGCGCCTCGGCCGCCGCCCCGAAGAGCGGCGGCCCGGGCAGCGCGGCGGGCACCGTCAAGATCGCGATCAACCCGTGGGTCGGGTACGAGGCCAGCGCGAACGTGGTGGCGTACCTGCTGAAGAACGAGCTCGGCTACACCGTCGAGCTGCCCGAGATCAAGGAGCAGCTCGCCTGGGAGGGCTTCGAGACCGGCGACGTGGACGTCATCATCGAGAACTGGGGTCACCCCGACCTGAAGAAGAAGTTCATCGAGCAGAAGAAGGTCGCGGTCGAGGCCGGCTCCACCGGCAACAAGGGCGTCATCGGCTGGTACATCCCGAAGTGGATGGCCGACAAGTACCCCGACATCACCGACTACAAGAACCTCAACAAGTACGCCGACCTGTTCAAGACCTCCGAGTCGGGCGGCAAGGGCCAGCTGCTGTTCGGCGACCCGTCGTACGTCAGCAACGAGGAAGCCCTGATCAAGAACCTCAAGCTGAACTACAAGGTGGTGGTGGGCGGCAGCGAGGCGGCCCTCATCCAGGGCGCCCAGCAGGCGCAGGCGCAGCAGAAGCCGCTGCTGTTCTACTTCTGGGACCCGCACTGGCTGTTCAGCAAGACCGAGCTGGTGCGCGTGAAGCTGCCTCCGTACACCGAGGGCTGCGACGCCGACCCGAAGAAGGTCGCCTGCGACTACCCGGAGATGGACCTCGACAAGATCGTCAGCAAGAGGTTCGCGGACACCGGCGGCAAGGCGTACGAGCTGGTGAAGAACTTCAACTGGACGAACGAGGACCAGAACGCCGTCGCCGACGACATGACCAACAACGGCATGACCGGTGAGCAGGCCGCCAAGAAGTGGGTCGAGGCCAACACCGCCAAATGGCAGGCCTGGATCCCCAAGTGA
- a CDS encoding ABC transporter substrate-binding protein yields the protein MRRLKTFVGPLVAAALLLTACSAEEPGAATGASKTVNLDIHAWVGYEAQAAVLAYLLEHELGYTVRTRKMKEDQSWRDLGTGKVDVIIENWGHPELKKEFIEQKKVALSAGLTGNKGVIGWYVPEWMAKKYPDITDYRNLNKYASLFRTAKTGNAGQLLDGDPTFVTNDEALVRNLGLNYKVVYSGSEDALIKAAEDATKNRTPLLMYFYEPQWLFTKVKLVKVALPAYAVGCDADAAKVACDYPPYLLDKIVSRSFAEKGGKAYELVRNFSWTNDDQNRVASAMINDRKSAEQAAAEWVADNKIVWKDWIPR from the coding sequence ATGCGACGCTTGAAGACGTTCGTCGGGCCGCTGGTCGCGGCCGCCCTGCTCCTGACGGCCTGCTCCGCCGAGGAGCCCGGCGCCGCTACCGGCGCCAGCAAGACCGTCAACCTCGACATCCACGCCTGGGTCGGCTACGAGGCCCAGGCGGCCGTGCTCGCCTACCTGCTGGAGCACGAGCTGGGTTACACGGTGCGCACCCGGAAGATGAAGGAGGACCAGTCCTGGCGGGACCTCGGCACCGGCAAGGTCGATGTGATCATCGAGAACTGGGGCCATCCCGAGCTGAAGAAGGAGTTCATCGAGCAGAAGAAGGTGGCGTTGTCGGCCGGGCTCACCGGGAACAAGGGCGTGATCGGCTGGTACGTCCCCGAGTGGATGGCCAAGAAATATCCCGACATTACGGACTACCGAAACCTCAATAAGTACGCGAGCCTCTTCCGGACCGCCAAAACCGGAAACGCCGGGCAGCTCCTCGACGGCGATCCGACGTTCGTCACGAATGACGAGGCCCTGGTGCGCAACCTCGGCCTGAATTACAAGGTCGTCTACTCCGGCAGCGAGGACGCGTTGATCAAGGCGGCCGAGGACGCCACCAAGAACCGGACGCCGCTGCTCATGTATTTCTACGAGCCGCAATGGCTGTTCACCAAGGTGAAACTCGTCAAGGTCGCGCTGCCCGCCTACGCCGTCGGATGCGACGCGGACGCCGCCAAGGTCGCCTGCGACTATCCGCCTTACCTGCTGGACAAGATCGTCAGCCGGAGCTTCGCGGAGAAGGGCGGCAAGGCCTACGAGCTGGTCCGCAACTTCTCCTGGACCAACGACGACCAGAACCGGGTCGCCAGCGCCATGATCAACGACCGGAAGAGCGCCGAGCAGGCCGCCGCCGAGTGGGTGGCGGACAACAAGATCGTGTGGAAGGACTGGATCCCCCGTTGA